Proteins encoded together in one Impatiens glandulifera chromosome 1, dImpGla2.1, whole genome shotgun sequence window:
- the LOC124931674 gene encoding desumoylating isopeptidase 1-like, whose protein sequence is MSELEGNKVSLHVYDLSQGLARQLSTKFLGKSIEAVWHTGIVVYGNEYYFGVGIQHSPTGTTPYGGPVKVIDLGITHIPKDGFETYLQEINPKYTKETYSLLSHNCNNFSNEVAQFLVGAEIPDYILNLPKQVMSSPMSLLMMPMIKQLEATLRSGVVPQFPQFKSFTVSSSPLPTATTMVVPEPSDVHTISSEESHSSKTKAHENVSSTNINKSVAAERKLAVRKKVKEEITAEFTTIMATGRLRASEAVALATRRVMQRNDHANLAHG, encoded by the exons ATGTCTGAACTG GAAGGTAATAAGGTCTCCTTGCATGTGTATGATCTAAGTCAAGGATTGGCTCGTCAACTTTCCACAAAATTTTTGGGGAAATCTATTGAGGCAGTATG GCATACTGGAATAGTCGTGTATGGTAACGAGTACTACTTTGGAGTAGGAATACAACATTCTCCAACTGGAACTACTCCATATGGAGGTCCAGTTAAAGTAATAGACCTTGGCATCACACATATTCCCAAGGATGGTTTTGAGACATATTTGCAGGAGATTAACCCCAAGTATACAAAAGAAACCTATAGTTTGCTCTCTCACAATTGCAACAATTTCAGCAATGAAGTTGCTCAGTTTTTGGTTGGTGCAGAAATTCCAGATTACATACTGAATCTTCCTAAACAAGTTATGAGCAGTCCCATGAGTCTTCTTATGA TGCCTATGATTAAGCAACTTGAAGCTACACTGAGATCAGGTGTTGTTCCTCAGTTTCCTCAGTTCAAATCTTTTACAGTTTCTTCTTCTCCCCTGCCAACTGCCACTACCATGGTTGTGCCTGAACCATCTGATGTACACACTATAAGCTCGGAAGAAAGCCATTCTTCGAAAACAAAAGCACATGAAAATGTTTCATcgacaaatattaataaatcagtCGCGGCAGAGAGGAAGTTGGCTGTAcgaaaaaaagttaaagaggAAATAACTGCTGAGTTTACCACTATCATGGCGACTGGAAGATTACGCGCGAGTGAAGCCGTGGCTCTGGCAACAAGAAGGGTCATGCAGAGGAATGACCATGCAAACCTTGCACATGGTTAG